A single genomic interval of Candidatus Anstonellales archaeon harbors:
- the lonB gene encoding ATP-dependent protease LonB translates to MMQFKSTEELPVPEKLIDQVIGQDAAVKIIKKAAAQRRNVLLIGPPGTGKSMLAQAMAEIMPAETLEDVLVYPNPNDENRPLVRVVKTNPSQEEIRQDPFLQEIYNHKTQSIYEQMGPDNNFLPAKPKRNRLGFYTQPKEKGYGRRIVEYSKRKHQLESSGVSPTILLVGLLLLSIVFIYATDGFSEKNRWFSLALLIGVAILFFIWRFTSQIGRRMGFSDGLSEPKLIVDNSGMKTAPFVDATGSKAGALFGDVKHDPLQSGGLGTPAHLRVEAGAIHKANKGVLFIDEIASMSMKSQQDILTAMQEKQFPITGQSEQSSGAIVKTEPVPCDFVLVAAGNIHDLAGMHPALRSRIRGNGYEIYVEESIPDCEETENKFARFVAQEVKKDGKIPHFTRDAVEEIIAEARKRSFRKKHLSLNLRELGGLIRAAGDIAREEGASLVDATHIRKARAVAQTLEQQISTRSIEYKKDYRIFVSHGEKIGKVNGLAVMGEGASGIVLPIVAEVTPASSKNEGKIIATGKLGEIAKEAISNVSAIIKKHIGKNVYNYDIHVQFLQTYEGVEGDSASISVAVAVISALESIGVKQNFAMTGSLSVRGEVLPVGGVNAKCEAAFESGIEHVIVPTANSEGIFLSETAKKSLKIHPVSRIDEVLSLVLQEGKRKSILIKRLQKNLRE, encoded by the coding sequence ATGATGCAGTTTAAATCCACAGAAGAACTTCCGGTTCCGGAGAAATTAATAGACCAGGTCATAGGACAGGATGCCGCCGTAAAAATTATTAAAAAAGCAGCAGCTCAAAGACGAAACGTTCTTCTTATAGGGCCTCCGGGCACAGGAAAAAGCATGCTTGCGCAGGCAATGGCAGAGATAATGCCTGCAGAAACGCTTGAAGACGTTCTTGTCTATCCCAATCCAAATGACGAAAATAGGCCCTTAGTCCGTGTGGTTAAGACAAACCCTTCGCAAGAGGAGATAAGACAAGACCCTTTCCTCCAAGAAATCTATAACCATAAAACACAATCCATCTACGAACAAATGGGTCCTGATAATAATTTCTTGCCAGCAAAGCCAAAACGCAACCGATTGGGCTTTTACACCCAACCAAAAGAAAAAGGCTACGGACGGAGAATAGTGGAGTACTCAAAAAGAAAGCATCAACTTGAAAGTAGTGGCGTTTCTCCAACAATACTCCTTGTCGGCCTCCTTCTTCTTTCCATAGTTTTTATATATGCCACAGATGGCTTTTCAGAAAAAAATCGTTGGTTCTCACTCGCTCTTCTTATTGGAGTTGCAATCCTCTTTTTCATATGGCGATTTACGAGTCAGATAGGTAGGAGGATGGGATTTTCCGATGGACTCTCAGAACCAAAGTTAATAGTAGACAATTCAGGAATGAAAACAGCCCCTTTCGTTGATGCTACTGGTTCAAAAGCAGGGGCGCTTTTTGGCGATGTAAAACATGACCCACTTCAATCAGGAGGACTTGGAACTCCTGCGCATCTTCGAGTTGAAGCGGGCGCAATACATAAGGCCAATAAGGGCGTCCTATTCATAGATGAGATTGCCTCAATGAGCATGAAATCTCAACAGGATATCCTAACCGCTATGCAAGAAAAGCAGTTTCCTATAACTGGACAGTCAGAGCAATCAAGCGGAGCAATAGTAAAAACAGAGCCCGTTCCGTGCGACTTTGTGCTTGTAGCAGCAGGAAATATCCACGACCTTGCAGGAATGCATCCAGCTCTCCGCTCCCGTATACGCGGTAATGGATACGAAATATATGTGGAAGAGTCTATCCCGGATTGCGAGGAGACAGAAAATAAGTTTGCACGCTTTGTTGCCCAAGAAGTAAAAAAAGACGGCAAAATTCCTCACTTTACGCGTGATGCTGTCGAAGAAATAATAGCCGAAGCAAGAAAACGCTCCTTTAGAAAAAAACACCTCTCACTCAATCTCAGGGAGCTTGGAGGTCTCATACGCGCGGCAGGAGATATAGCAAGAGAAGAAGGAGCTTCCCTCGTTGACGCCACTCACATAAGAAAGGCCCGTGCCGTTGCCCAAACGCTTGAGCAACAGATATCTACACGAAGCATAGAGTACAAAAAAGATTATCGAATATTTGTATCGCATGGTGAAAAAATTGGAAAGGTCAATGGGTTGGCGGTCATGGGAGAAGGAGCAAGCGGGATTGTCCTTCCCATAGTTGCAGAAGTCACTCCTGCATCCTCCAAAAACGAAGGAAAAATAATAGCAACGGGAAAGCTAGGGGAAATTGCAAAGGAAGCCATCTCGAACGTTTCTGCGATAATAAAAAAACACATAGGAAAAAATGTCTATAATTACGATATCCACGTTCAGTTTTTGCAGACATACGAAGGAGTCGAAGGAGATTCAGCCTCAATCTCTGTTGCGGTTGCAGTTATTTCGGCTCTCGAGAGTATAGGGGTAAAGCAAAACTTTGCAATGACAGGTTCGCTATCTGTGAGAGGAGAAGTGCTGCCCGTAGGTGGCGTTAATGCCAAGTGCGAAGCCGCATTCGAGTCAGGAATAGAACATGTAATCGTACCCACGGCAAATTCAGAAGGGATATTCCTCTCAGAAACCGCAAAAAAATCACTTAAAATACATCCAGTATCAAGAATAGATGAAGTCCTGTCCCTTGTTCTGCAAGAAGGAAAAAGAAAGTCTATTCTTATCAAAAGGTTACAAAAAAACTTGCGCGAATAG
- the guaA gene encoding glutamine-hydrolyzing GMP synthase → MPFEPKDFIKTAKEEIKKTIASDRAIVAVSGGVDSIVAATLAYYAISSQLSCVFVDTGLMRKNEADEVRNAARAVGLPLKIIDASDKFLSSLFNVVDPEEKRKVIGKNFIEIFEQEASLSNAKFLIQGTIAPDWIESGGGMRDKIKSHHNVGGLPQNMKLELCEPLRELYKDEVREVARELGIPKEFIYRQPFPGPGLAVRIIGEVTPEKVSIVREASAIVEEEIRAASLSGKMSLPWQYFSILLPVKTVGVLGDARAYKYTIAIRAVDSVDGMTAKASKIPHEVLESITDRITRSLKDHVNRVLYDVTSKPPATIEWE, encoded by the coding sequence ATGCCGTTTGAGCCAAAAGATTTTATAAAAACAGCTAAAGAAGAAATCAAGAAAACTATTGCCTCTGATCGCGCAATAGTTGCCGTTTCAGGTGGCGTGGACAGCATAGTAGCTGCAACTCTTGCTTACTACGCTATCTCCTCTCAGCTATCCTGCGTTTTTGTTGATACGGGTCTTATGAGAAAGAATGAAGCAGATGAAGTAAGAAACGCTGCAAGAGCAGTAGGCCTGCCGCTCAAAATTATAGATGCCTCAGATAAATTTCTTTCTTCCCTTTTTAATGTTGTTGATCCTGAAGAAAAACGCAAAGTTATCGGAAAAAACTTTATAGAAATCTTCGAGCAGGAAGCATCTTTATCCAACGCTAAATTTCTTATCCAAGGTACAATTGCTCCCGATTGGATAGAGTCCGGCGGGGGAATGCGAGATAAAATAAAGTCCCATCATAACGTCGGGGGACTTCCTCAAAATATGAAATTGGAGTTGTGTGAGCCTCTCAGAGAGCTTTATAAGGACGAGGTAAGAGAAGTTGCGCGTGAGCTTGGCATCCCCAAAGAATTTATCTATCGCCAACCCTTCCCTGGACCCGGACTTGCAGTTAGAATAATAGGAGAGGTCACTCCAGAAAAGGTGAGTATAGTACGCGAAGCGTCAGCTATTGTAGAAGAGGAAATCAGAGCAGCATCATTGAGTGGAAAAATGTCTCTGCCATGGCAATATTTTTCAATACTCCTGCCTGTCAAGACCGTCGGAGTTCTCGGGGACGCGCGGGCATACAAATATACTATAGCAATCAGAGCGGTAGACAGCGTAGATGGTATGACTGCAAAAGCATCAAAAATCCCCCACGAAGTCTTGGAATCCATAACTGATAGAATAACGCGTTCCTTAAAGGACCACGTAAACAGGGTTCTTTATGACGTCACTTCAAAACCACCGGCAACAATAGAATGGGAGTGA
- a CDS encoding formate--phosphoribosylaminoimidazolecarboxamide ligase, with translation MIKKEAIDSIIEDYKPKDIKIATLCSHCALQVFHGARSEGIKTIGICTPERKKIYDAFALAKPDEYILIDDPKNLLSSGIDDELIGKNAILVPHGSLVEYGGEEIENFKAPILGNRKSLVWERDRIKMFEWMREARIQTPRLLRPEEIDRPCIVKFSGAKGGRGYIAVNSPEEFERKVNKKEGVIIQEYLAGVRFYPHFFYTPLSREGYRAGEGSVELIGIDRRYESNVDEIYRPLSTGMDIKPSFTVVGNEPVVVRESLLNEIFEIGKNVIEAAERLFGGIPGPFCVETVCDENLQFYAFEISSRIVAGTNLYPEGSHYTVYNYPEWMSMGRRIAREIRIAIAKEKLHKIVY, from the coding sequence ATGATTAAGAAAGAGGCTATTGATAGCATTATAGAGGATTACAAGCCGAAGGATATCAAAATTGCTACCCTATGCTCACATTGCGCGCTTCAAGTATTTCACGGTGCAAGAAGCGAAGGAATAAAGACTATTGGGATTTGTACACCAGAAAGAAAAAAAATATATGATGCTTTTGCATTGGCAAAGCCGGATGAGTACATACTCATCGATGACCCGAAAAATCTGCTTTCAAGCGGAATAGATGATGAATTGATAGGAAAAAACGCAATCTTAGTTCCGCATGGTTCTCTTGTTGAGTATGGAGGAGAGGAGATAGAAAACTTCAAAGCGCCTATTCTTGGGAATAGGAAGTCGCTTGTCTGGGAGAGAGACAGAATAAAGATGTTTGAGTGGATGCGGGAAGCGCGCATCCAAACTCCGCGGCTTCTTAGACCCGAAGAAATAGATAGGCCATGTATTGTAAAGTTTTCTGGGGCAAAGGGAGGGAGGGGGTACATTGCAGTTAACTCTCCCGAAGAATTTGAAAGAAAGGTTAACAAAAAAGAAGGTGTTATAATACAGGAATATCTGGCAGGAGTAAGGTTTTATCCTCACTTCTTTTATACTCCTCTTTCAAGGGAAGGCTACCGGGCTGGAGAAGGAAGTGTTGAGCTTATAGGCATAGATAGAAGGTATGAGAGCAATGTAGATGAGATTTATAGACCACTTTCTACTGGAATGGACATAAAGCCAAGCTTTACGGTTGTTGGAAACGAACCGGTGGTTGTGAGGGAAAGCCTCTTGAATGAGATATTTGAGATTGGAAAGAACGTTATAGAGGCAGCAGAACGTTTATTTGGAGGGATCCCCGGACCATTTTGTGTAGAGACAGTTTGCGATGAGAATCTGCAGTTTTATGCGTTTGAGATATCTTCAAGAATTGTGGCAGGAACAAATCTTTATCCTGAAGGCTCGCATTATACCGTATATAATTACCCAGAATGGATGAGTATGGGAAGGAGAATTGCAAGAGAAATAAGGATAGCTATTGCAAAAGAAAAACTCCATAAAATAGTTTACTGA
- a CDS encoding MFS transporter, with protein sequence MRRFILREIGSLDKNVIILGIVSFFNDIASEMVFSLLPVFMSNVLLLDKHVIGLIEGMAESSSSLFKIISGRLAMKAKRQFIGLGYVISTLCKPLFALANSWWLLFLVRFADRAGKGIRTPPRDALIADLTKREMRGKAFGLHRAMDTLGALFGPLFAFFLVGAFSLSYYEVFLLAVLPAGIAVAVFYFFVEDKETQKKIEVESGGGYDPLIEKHNSRLFLLATSLFAIGNFSFAFVLIRANEIGVDAQYVPLVYLLFNACYVLFSIPFGAFADKVGSRKALQLSYAIFGITFFGFGFTHSVSEFIVILCLYGAAFAGVETLQRVVGSKVVESKMRVTLFGNYQGMGGFLAFFASFFAGLLWETYGPQSAFFFGGASSIVAAIILFRMKSIMVRYKKDSV encoded by the coding sequence ATGAGACGTTTTATTTTAAGAGAGATAGGAAGTCTTGATAAGAATGTTATTATTCTTGGCATAGTTAGCTTTTTCAATGATATTGCAAGCGAGATGGTTTTTTCTCTGCTTCCGGTTTTTATGAGCAATGTATTGCTTTTAGACAAGCATGTGATTGGGCTTATTGAAGGGATGGCAGAATCTTCAAGCAGTCTATTCAAGATAATCTCTGGGAGATTAGCTATGAAGGCAAAAAGGCAATTTATTGGTCTGGGGTATGTGATTTCTACTTTGTGTAAACCACTATTTGCACTTGCAAATTCATGGTGGCTCCTCTTTCTTGTTAGATTTGCGGATAGAGCAGGAAAAGGAATTCGCACGCCTCCACGAGACGCTTTAATAGCTGACCTTACGAAGAGAGAGATGCGAGGAAAGGCTTTTGGACTTCACCGTGCAATGGATACGCTGGGAGCGCTGTTTGGACCGCTTTTTGCGTTTTTTCTTGTTGGAGCTTTCTCACTTTCTTATTACGAGGTATTCTTGCTTGCGGTTCTTCCTGCGGGTATTGCTGTAGCAGTGTTTTATTTCTTTGTTGAGGACAAAGAAACTCAAAAGAAGATAGAAGTAGAGAGCGGAGGGGGATATGATCCACTAATTGAGAAACATAATTCCAGATTATTTTTGCTTGCTACAAGTCTATTTGCTATTGGCAATTTCAGTTTTGCATTTGTGCTTATAAGAGCTAATGAAATAGGAGTAGATGCACAATATGTTCCCCTTGTTTATCTTTTGTTCAATGCTTGTTATGTTCTCTTTTCAATTCCATTTGGCGCTTTTGCCGATAAGGTAGGAAGCCGAAAAGCGTTACAGTTATCTTACGCAATATTCGGAATAACTTTTTTTGGCTTTGGGTTTACGCATAGTGTGAGTGAATTTATTGTCATTTTATGTCTTTATGGAGCTGCCTTTGCTGGAGTGGAAACGCTGCAAAGAGTTGTTGGGAGTAAGGTTGTGGAAAGCAAAATGAGAGTAACTCTTTTTGGTAACTATCAGGGGATGGGTGGTTTTTTGGCATTTTTTGCAAGCTTTTTTGCAGGGTTATTGTGGGAAACATATGGACCACAGTCTGCATTTTTCTTTGGCGGTGCTAGTAGTATTGTTGCTGCAATAATCCTCTTCCGGATGAAAAGCATAATGGTTCGGTATAAAAAAGATTCAGTATAA
- a CDS encoding ATPase domain-containing protein, with amino-acid sequence MQDDDSFLDYEDYLGIMQKAFEEAEKKKTLDDKIKKEKSRKVGGNSDVRVKSGIQGLDELIGGGFKKNSVIVVGGGVGNGKTTFSMQYIINGMLKFRELGLFISIDEEREPMYENMKSLGWDLEKLEREKKIVFIDYPAHEVDQFFSQENTVLGLIESMNIKRVAIDSAAPLALVYEKEDERRTNLLELMGKIRKWNCTTLITCEDNADASPKAPATRYGIESVADGFIYLHNILSGNERKRGIEIIKMRGTPHSQRIVPMLISKGGITVFPKKRF; translated from the coding sequence ATGCAAGACGATGACTCTTTTCTAGATTATGAGGATTATCTGGGAATCATGCAAAAAGCATTTGAAGAAGCTGAGAAAAAAAAGACGCTAGACGATAAAATAAAGAAAGAAAAAAGCCGAAAGGTAGGGGGTAACAGCGATGTAAGAGTTAAAAGTGGTATTCAGGGATTGGATGAACTCATAGGAGGGGGGTTTAAGAAAAATAGTGTGATTGTGGTTGGTGGCGGAGTTGGAAATGGAAAAACGACATTTTCAATGCAGTACATCATAAATGGTATGCTTAAATTCAGAGAGCTTGGGCTTTTTATTTCGATTGACGAGGAACGCGAACCCATGTATGAGAACATGAAATCCCTGGGGTGGGATTTGGAAAAGCTTGAAAGGGAAAAGAAAATTGTGTTTATAGATTATCCTGCACATGAAGTTGATCAGTTTTTTTCTCAGGAGAATACGGTCTTAGGGCTTATAGAAAGCATGAATATTAAAAGAGTGGCAATTGATTCGGCTGCGCCTCTTGCTTTGGTATATGAAAAGGAAGATGAGAGGCGTACAAATCTTCTTGAGCTTATGGGCAAAATAAGGAAATGGAACTGTACAACTCTAATTACCTGTGAAGATAACGCAGATGCAAGTCCGAAGGCACCAGCTACTCGATATGGGATTGAATCTGTAGCAGACGGCTTTATATATCTTCATAATATACTTTCAGGAAATGAGAGAAAAAGAGGGATTGAAATCATAAAGATGAGAGGGACGCCGCATTCTCAAAGAATTGTTCCAATGTTAATATCAAAGGGCGGAATAACTGTCTTTCCAAAAAAGAGGTTTTAA
- a CDS encoding CoA-binding protein, producing the protein MVLVIHTVSDEELRLLLSISKTIAVVGCSSNPQKEAHRIPKYLQDNGYRIIPINPNQKEILGETAYPSLSALSFSPDIVNVFRPSQECPQIAREALKLTPRLLWLQLGIKNAEAEEIAKDAGIPFIQDRCIMLEHRRLFKNSDIQNF; encoded by the coding sequence ATGGTTTTAGTGATACATACGGTTTCAGATGAAGAACTAAGATTGCTCCTATCTATTTCCAAGACGATAGCCGTAGTCGGCTGCTCTTCAAATCCTCAAAAAGAGGCACACAGGATTCCAAAATATCTCCAAGACAACGGCTACAGGATAATCCCAATCAACCCAAACCAAAAAGAAATTCTTGGGGAGACTGCTTATCCCAGCCTCTCTGCTCTCTCTTTCTCTCCCGATATAGTGAATGTTTTTAGGCCTTCACAAGAGTGCCCGCAAATAGCAAGAGAAGCTTTAAAGCTCACCCCACGGTTACTGTGGCTTCAGCTGGGAATAAAAAATGCTGAGGCAGAAGAAATAGCCAAAGATGCTGGCATCCCTTTCATACAGGATAGGTGCATAATGCTCGAACACAGACGATTATTCAAAAATTCTGATATTCAAAACTTCTGA
- a CDS encoding DUF357 domain-containing protein — protein sequence MRNNKRRVEMDIKKFYESINAVERRGIEHEAVIAAKKYCEDAKYFLEKGDLFTAFGCISYAHGLLDAVIKYGKEE from the coding sequence ATGAGAAATAACAAAAGACGCGTAGAGATGGATATAAAGAAATTTTATGAGAGTATAAATGCGGTTGAAAGAAGAGGGATTGAACACGAAGCTGTTATAGCTGCAAAGAAGTATTGTGAGGATGCCAAATACTTTTTGGAAAAAGGAGATTTATTTACGGCATTTGGGTGCATTTCATACGCCCACGGACTGCTCGATGCTGTAATTAAGTATGGAAAGGAAGAATAA
- a CDS encoding DUF1297 domain-containing protein, protein MLDIREIQGLASSYRKPTIGVIGSHSALEVCDGAKEEKIRNIVLCKRGREKTYAKYYLARKEGGREVGCVDEVMIFEEWSDIAKKETVAELVKRQCIFVPNRSFSVYVGYENIEEKFRVPIFGNRRLLRAEERTEKKNQRWLLEKAGIPVPEVVKKPENIERLSIVKAQQAERSYERAFFFVSSYEEYKKKVGELEEQGICTKKGIEEALIEEVVLGAHFNFNFFYSPIRKRLELLGIDMRRQTSLDGILRLPAWEQMEIARTVRTENIEVGHVACTLRESLLEKVFDIGERLLEVCKEQYPPGIIGAFAMQGAVVPRKKSEEIVIFDISFRMPGSPGIRFTPYPQYLYREGISCGRRVAREISWAHREGRLDELVT, encoded by the coding sequence ATGTTGGATATCAGGGAAATACAAGGCCTTGCGTCTTCATATAGAAAACCAACTATTGGAGTTATCGGCTCTCATTCTGCGCTGGAGGTTTGCGATGGCGCAAAGGAGGAAAAAATAAGGAACATAGTACTCTGCAAAAGAGGGAGAGAGAAGACTTACGCCAAATATTATCTAGCAAGAAAAGAGGGAGGAAGGGAAGTCGGTTGCGTTGACGAGGTCATGATATTTGAAGAATGGAGCGACATAGCAAAAAAGGAAACGGTGGCTGAGCTGGTGAAGCGGCAGTGCATTTTTGTTCCAAATCGCTCTTTTTCCGTATATGTTGGTTATGAGAATATTGAGGAAAAGTTTAGGGTACCCATCTTTGGAAATAGGAGGTTATTGAGAGCAGAGGAGAGAACCGAAAAAAAGAACCAGAGATGGCTTTTGGAAAAAGCTGGAATTCCTGTGCCGGAGGTTGTCAAGAAACCAGAGAACATTGAAAGGCTTTCTATAGTTAAAGCTCAGCAGGCAGAAAGAAGTTATGAGCGTGCTTTCTTTTTTGTTTCTAGTTATGAAGAATATAAAAAGAAGGTTGGAGAGTTAGAAGAACAGGGGATATGCACAAAAAAAGGCATTGAAGAAGCATTGATTGAGGAGGTTGTTCTTGGAGCTCACTTTAATTTCAATTTTTTTTACTCCCCCATTAGAAAGAGGCTTGAGCTATTAGGGATTGATATGAGAAGGCAGACAAGTCTTGACGGAATTTTGAGGCTCCCTGCTTGGGAACAGATGGAAATTGCAAGAACCGTGAGAACCGAAAATATTGAAGTGGGGCATGTAGCTTGTACACTAAGAGAAAGCCTCCTTGAAAAGGTCTTTGATATTGGAGAGAGATTGCTTGAGGTTTGTAAAGAGCAGTATCCGCCGGGGATCATTGGTGCGTTTGCGATGCAGGGAGCAGTTGTACCTAGAAAGAAATCTGAAGAAATAGTTATATTCGACATTTCATTTAGAATGCCTGGTTCTCCCGGAATAAGGTTTACACCTTATCCACAGTATCTTTATAGAGAAGGGATAAGTTGTGGAAGAAGAGTAGCAAGGGAGATAAGTTGGGCTCACAGAGAGGGAAGACTAGATGAGTTAGTCACGTGA
- a CDS encoding GMP synthase subunit A has product MEILIADFGSQWTHRIQRTLRYLGVSSKIIPLTTPYNEVRGADALIFSGGALRIGLGAKETGNAGEYLQKFEGPILGICAGQQFIGMHFGGEARPARGPEYGRVELIIDEHDELFEGLPDSFIVWASHNDEVVNTPGFKILAHSKDCSNHAFKSASRPIYGCLFHPEVEHTQYGSEIYSNFLKLVRK; this is encoded by the coding sequence ATGGAGATCTTAATAGCAGATTTTGGTTCTCAGTGGACGCACCGAATTCAGAGGACTCTCCGTTATCTTGGTGTTTCTTCAAAGATAATCCCTCTTACAACTCCCTACAATGAAGTGAGGGGAGCCGATGCTCTAATCTTTTCAGGCGGTGCACTAAGAATAGGTCTGGGCGCTAAAGAAACCGGAAACGCCGGAGAGTATTTGCAGAAGTTTGAGGGCCCTATCTTGGGGATATGCGCGGGACAACAATTTATAGGGATGCATTTTGGAGGAGAAGCTAGGCCGGCAAGAGGACCAGAATATGGAAGAGTGGAACTAATAATAGATGAACATGACGAGCTTTTTGAAGGCCTACCAGATTCATTTATAGTCTGGGCATCACATAACGATGAAGTCGTCAATACTCCAGGATTCAAAATCCTTGCTCACTCAAAGGATTGCTCAAATCATGCTTTCAAATCAGCATCCCGACCCATATACGGCTGTCTTTTCCATCCTGAAGTGGAACATACCCAATATGGTTCAGAAATCTATTCAAACTTTCTTAAATTGGTTAGAAAATGA
- the yjjX gene encoding inosine/xanthosine triphosphatase — protein MKTAVLGGTFDTIHNGHHKLFVAAKGFQKLVVGLTTDTFANSTRNYTVKPYSQRKMALVKYLSSIHPNFSIIPLSDRFGISTTSKDIDAIIVSEETEPVAQEINSIRKKRGLPALSIICVPLKFAFDYKKLSAEFIHMGKTDNNGNRLSKVTVALGSTNPTKIKSTTKALKLLLNNFLLKAFSVHSRVPAQPFSLHTIRGAINRAVSAYNKMNGKADFGIGLESGLFRFGSSYHDILFCAVWDGMYLTIGNSMGFALPQEIVQEIKSTKSELGAVVSTMSKIQNIGKKGGAISYLSGGLLTREQMIEQAVLCAFVPRIHKAIH, from the coding sequence ATGAAAACTGCCGTCTTGGGTGGTACATTTGATACTATTCATAATGGCCACCATAAACTGTTTGTTGCCGCCAAGGGCTTCCAAAAATTAGTTGTTGGTCTTACAACAGACACGTTTGCAAATTCCACCAGAAATTATACTGTGAAGCCATATTCACAACGAAAAATGGCACTCGTCAAATACTTATCCTCAATTCACCCAAATTTTTCAATAATTCCACTTTCTGACAGATTTGGCATAAGTACGACCTCAAAAGATATAGATGCAATAATCGTAAGTGAGGAAACCGAACCTGTAGCACAAGAGATAAACTCAATACGCAAGAAAAGAGGCTTGCCGGCTCTCAGCATAATCTGCGTTCCTCTCAAGTTTGCCTTTGATTACAAAAAGCTTTCAGCAGAGTTTATCCATATGGGAAAAACTGACAATAACGGAAATCGACTTTCGAAAGTTACTGTTGCCTTGGGTTCCACCAATCCCACTAAGATAAAAAGCACTACAAAAGCCCTAAAGCTCCTTCTAAATAACTTTCTCTTAAAGGCGTTTTCGGTTCATTCGCGGGTCCCTGCCCAACCGTTTTCTCTCCACACCATTCGCGGGGCGATAAACCGTGCAGTTTCTGCATATAATAAGATGAATGGAAAAGCTGATTTTGGAATAGGACTTGAGTCCGGTCTTTTTAGGTTTGGTTCATCTTATCATGATATCCTTTTTTGTGCTGTGTGGGATGGGATGTACCTAACAATCGGTAACAGTATGGGGTTTGCTCTTCCCCAAGAAATCGTCCAAGAAATAAAATCAACAAAGTCAGAGCTGGGAGCAGTAGTTTCCACTATGTCAAAAATACAGAATATAGGTAAGAAAGGAGGTGCTATTTCATATCTTTCTGGAGGGCTTCTTACACGGGAGCAGATGATAGAACAAGCTGTTCTCTGCGCTTTTGTTCCAAGAATCCATAAGGCCATTCACTGA
- the trpS gene encoding tryptophan--tRNA ligase, translating to MMIDPWSNQLVEYDKLFSEFGLERISNDILKRIKNKGRFFGRGIIFAHRDFEKWLDAWERGEEVAVVSGIKPSNDFHLGSKMTADEMIYFQKEFGAKVFYAIADLEAYADNGTSLEKGLEFAISNLADMLALGLDERKTYVWRQSQEKRVMNMAYVFARKVTNSALRAIYGERNIALYFSALTQAGDILLPQHKDFGGRKHVLVPIGVDQDPHIRMTRDIAGREGLILPSSTYHFFMRDLKGEQKMSKRDPEGILFLNDSPAIARKKIMNTLTGGRETAEEQRKKGGIIENCVIYELAKFHFLDDKELDEMRRKCLNGEILCGEDKEFIANVVCEWLEKHQERKKRFVPKAKKMLGVEG from the coding sequence ATGATGATAGATCCTTGGTCCAATCAACTTGTTGAATATGACAAACTATTTTCTGAATTTGGGTTGGAGAGGATAAGCAATGATATCTTAAAAAGGATAAAAAACAAAGGGAGATTTTTTGGACGTGGAATCATTTTTGCCCACAGAGACTTTGAAAAATGGCTCGATGCATGGGAGAGAGGAGAGGAAGTTGCGGTAGTAAGCGGTATAAAGCCGTCAAATGATTTTCACCTTGGTTCAAAGATGACAGCTGATGAGATGATTTACTTTCAAAAGGAATTTGGGGCTAAAGTATTTTATGCGATAGCTGACTTGGAAGCGTATGCGGATAACGGAACTTCTTTAGAGAAAGGGCTTGAGTTTGCAATCTCAAACCTTGCGGATATGCTTGCGTTGGGTCTAGATGAAAGAAAGACTTATGTATGGAGACAAAGCCAAGAAAAAAGAGTAATGAATATGGCTTATGTCTTTGCAAGAAAAGTCACAAATTCTGCGCTTAGGGCAATATATGGGGAAAGGAACATTGCGCTCTATTTTTCTGCTTTAACTCAAGCAGGAGATATACTTCTTCCTCAGCATAAGGACTTTGGAGGAAGAAAGCACGTTCTGGTGCCCATAGGGGTAGACCAGGACCCACATATTAGGATGACGCGGGATATAGCTGGCCGAGAAGGGTTGATTCTACCTTCATCCACCTACCACTTCTTTATGAGAGACCTGAAAGGAGAACAGAAAATGAGCAAAAGAGATCCTGAGGGTATTTTGTTTTTGAACGACTCTCCTGCAATAGCTAGAAAGAAGATAATGAACACTCTTACAGGAGGAAGAGAGACTGCAGAAGAGCAGAGAAAAAAAGGAGGGATTATTGAAAATTGTGTAATTTATGAGTTGGCAAAGTTCCACTTCTTGGACGACAAAGAGCTGGATGAGATGAGGAGAAAGTGCCTGAATGGGGAAATCTTGTGTGGTGAAGACAAAGAGTTTATAGCAAATGTTGTATGTGAATGGTTGGAAAAGCATCAGGAGAGAAAAAAGAGATTTGTTCCAAAAGCTAAAAAAATGTTGGGAGTAGAGGGATAG